In Leifsonia sp. ZF2019, a genomic segment contains:
- a CDS encoding universal stress protein, whose translation MVIRQYVVGVDGSVPARAATRWAVASARRDHVPVTLVHVADDEWGAVGNRLIDEVDAGAQKLLADDVAYARSLGGNVEVRGELRRGSPMAELASASAPKTMIVVGTHKTGFHYGRAFGSRSLQLANLVVGPLAVIPEAASRLRRGVVVGVDDTPAGRAALDLASDLACENQCELLAVRSSEARSPLDSTPADEPRDEEARDEEARDEEARDEEARGVLAAAVARARARQPRIEIRSRVVRRPPGAALNEFARGAALLVVGDSRRTLAQPGGLGSVAYDVLLNLTSPTLVVHAIATEDASSAQGMTGGAHVAG comes from the coding sequence ATGGTGATTCGACAGTATGTCGTCGGGGTCGACGGCTCCGTGCCAGCGCGGGCGGCGACCCGGTGGGCGGTGGCGTCGGCGCGACGCGATCACGTGCCCGTCACCCTGGTCCACGTAGCCGACGACGAGTGGGGCGCGGTCGGCAATCGCCTGATCGACGAAGTGGACGCGGGCGCTCAGAAGCTGCTTGCGGACGACGTCGCCTACGCGCGTTCGCTCGGCGGGAACGTCGAGGTCCGCGGAGAGCTGCGGCGCGGCAGTCCCATGGCTGAACTGGCATCCGCGAGCGCGCCGAAGACGATGATCGTGGTGGGGACGCACAAGACGGGCTTCCACTATGGGCGCGCGTTCGGCTCACGGAGTCTGCAGCTCGCCAACCTCGTGGTCGGCCCCCTCGCCGTCATCCCGGAAGCGGCCTCTCGCCTCCGGCGCGGCGTCGTGGTCGGTGTGGATGACACCCCCGCGGGACGCGCCGCACTGGATCTGGCGTCTGATCTGGCCTGTGAGAACCAGTGCGAGCTGCTCGCCGTCCGGTCGTCGGAGGCGCGCTCGCCGCTCGATTCCACTCCCGCCGACGAGCCCCGCGACGAGGAGGCGCGCGACGAGGAGGCGCGCGACGAGGAGGCGCGCGACGAGGAGGCGCGCGGGGTGCTCGCCGCAGCGGTCGCCCGTGCGCGCGCGCGTCAGCCGCGTATCGAGATCCGCAGTCGCGTGGTCCGGAGGCCTCCGGGCGCCGCGCTCAACGAGTTCGCGCGCGGAGCCGCGCTGCTGGTCGTCGGGGACTCGCGTCGCACCCTCGCACAGCCCGGCGGGCTGGGATCGGTCGCGTACGACGTGCTCCTGAACCTGACCTCGCCCACCCTCGTCGTCCATGCCATCGCGACGGAGGACGCTTCGAGTGCCCAAGGCATGACGGGAGGCGCACATGTCGCCGGATGA
- a CDS encoding alcohol dehydrogenase catalytic domain-containing protein, protein MDAWRTTGVLGGIEQVRITRPEPAPGDVQVRVDACGICRTDLHVVDHEIPVHRPLVVPGHQAIGSVSAVGEGVTSFRVGDRVGVAWLRRTCGECPFCRRGAENLCARSE, encoded by the coding sequence ATGGATGCGTGGCGGACGACCGGCGTTCTCGGAGGGATCGAACAGGTCCGCATCACCAGACCCGAGCCGGCACCCGGCGACGTTCAGGTACGTGTGGACGCCTGCGGCATCTGCAGAACCGATCTGCACGTCGTCGACCACGAGATCCCGGTCCACCGCCCGCTCGTCGTACCCGGACACCAGGCGATCGGGAGCGTGAGCGCGGTCGGAGAGGGCGTCACGTCCTTTCGTGTCGGTGACCGTGTCGGCGTCGCCTGGCTGCGACGCACCTGCGGCGAGTGCCCGTTCTGCAGACGCGGGGCGGAGAATCTGTGCGCGCGTTCCGAGTAG